ACGAGCCGAAACTTCTGAAGATACATGGGATTTGATTATCGCTAAGGTTTCTTCATTGGTATAAGCATCAGTTGTCCTTACATCGACAACAAAACTACAGTTGGCCGGCACAACATTGTGTTGCGACCCCGCTTGAATCATCGTCACTGACATTTTGATCGGCCCCAAGGTCACTGATGTCTTTTCAAAAGCATAATCCTTAAACCATTGAATATCCTTAATTGCTTTATAAATAGCATTATCACCTTCGTTACGAGCGGCGTGGCCTGCTATCCCCATTGCATTACAGTCCAATACCATCAGCCCTTTTTCTGCTACGGCAAGATCCATCAATGTTGGTTCGCCAACGATTGCAAAATCAATCGTTCCAATATCTTCCAAGACAGATTCAATACCATTTCTGCCTGAGATTTCCTCTTCGGCACTCGCTGCCAGACAAAAATTATATTTTAAACCCTTCTCTTCGTAAAAATACAGGAAAGTGGCAATCAGTGACACCAAACATCCTCCTGCGTCATTACTACCCAAGCCATAGAGCTTCCCCTCCTCTTCCGTAGGAGCCAATGGATCACGGGTATAACCTGGGTTAGCCTTCACCGTGTCATGGTGTGAATTAAGCAGGATCGTTGGTTTATTTGATTCGTAATGTACATTGTATACCCAAACGTTGTTTCCTTTCCTGAAGGTCTCAATATTCCTTTCTTTGAAGAAGGCTTCAATCAGGTCAGCTGTCACCATTTCTTCACGGCTTAGGGAAGATACAGTGATCAGTTTTTTCAATAAAGCTAGACTATTCTGAAATAAGCTATCTTTATCCTTCATGGTACAGTCCTCCTGCTTTATCCGCAGACAATTTTATTCCCTTGATAAATGCAGAACTAAAACCATTATGTTCCATCTCATTCAATCCGGCAATAGTACATCCTTTCGGCGAAGTAACTTTATCAATCTCACCTTCTGGATGAGCATTCGTATGTAACAATAAATCGGCAGCGCCTTTAGCTGTTTGAACGGCCATTTTCAAGGCATCATGTGCATGGAAACCTATTTCGACTCCACCTTGTGACGCGGCTCGGATAGCACGTAGGAAAAAGGCAATTCCACAGGCACATAAGGCAGTTGCCGAAGTCATTAGATCTTCATTAATCACAACAACAGATCCAACGGTCTCAAACATCTTCTCTACCTCAGCAAGACTATCATCCGAAGCATTATCGCTAGCAATACAAGTCATCGATTGAGCAATCGCGATTGCCGTATTCGGCATAGCACGTATTACAGTTGCATCCTCACCCAACACCGCTTTTAGGTCAGCACATGAAACACCAGATACTATGGATACAAAAATCTGGTTTTTCTTATCTATCTCGGGAGCAACCTCAACCAATACCTTTTTTAACTGCTGTGGTAATATGGCGAAGACAATAATATCAGCGCTTTTAACAGCAGCTTTATTATCATTACTAACCGAGAATCCCTGGCTTGCCTCTTCAGCCAAAGCATTCAGATTTCTCCGGGTCAATGTAATATCAGCAGCATTGGCAA
The window above is part of the Sphingobacterium sp. ML3W genome. Proteins encoded here:
- a CDS encoding M20 family metallo-hydrolase, giving the protein MKDKDSLFQNSLALLKKLITVSSLSREEMVTADLIEAFFKERNIETFRKGNNVWVYNVHYESNKPTILLNSHHDTVKANPGYTRDPLAPTEEEGKLYGLGSNDAGGCLVSLIATFLYFYEEKGLKYNFCLAASAEEEISGRNGIESVLEDIGTIDFAIVGEPTLMDLAVAEKGLMVLDCNAMGIAGHAARNEGDNAIYKAIKDIQWFKDYAFEKTSVTLGPIKMSVTMIQAGSQHNVVPANCSFVVDVRTTDAYTNEETLAIIKSHVSSEVSARSTRLKSSSIPEEHPIVQAGITLGRKLYGSPTMSDQALIPVPSLKLGPGDSARSHMADEFIYIDEIREGIDLYIAMLQKIV
- the proC gene encoding pyrroline-5-carboxylate reductase, with protein sequence MKKVTIIGSGNIGLSLAKGLVKSEFANAADITLTRRNLNALAEEASQGFSVSNDNKAAVKSADIIVFAILPQQLKKVLVEVAPEIDKKNQIFVSIVSGVSCADLKAVLGEDATVIRAMPNTAIAIAQSMTCIASDNASDDSLAEVEKMFETVGSVVVINEDLMTSATALCACGIAFFLRAIRAASQGGVEIGFHAHDALKMAVQTAKGAADLLLHTNAHPEGEIDKVTSPKGCTIAGLNEMEHNGFSSAFIKGIKLSADKAGGLYHEG